From Candidatus Zixiibacteriota bacterium:
GACCTACCGCACCCGCCAGCGCTCCATGCAGGCCCCCGGGTTCTTCTGGACGCCGCCCGACTATGTGACCGGCGACATGCTCAAGGTTGTCGGGCCAGAGGCGCGCCATGCCGTGACCGTCTGCCGCCTGCGCAAAGGCGAGATGATGACGGTCACTGATGGCGAGGGGAACGCTTACGATTGTGAGATTGTGAGTGCAACTCCGCGTGAAGTCGTCGGCAGGATCATCCGGGAGCACCGCCATCTGGGTGAGCCGATTGCGCAGGTGACACTCGCGGTCGGCATCGGCAAACCGCAGTCGTTCGATTGGATCGTCGAGAAGGCGGTCGAACTCGGCGCGATACGAATCATTCCGGTCCAGGCAGACCAGTCACCAGCCGGCATCGGCGGAGCACCGGTGGCTCGACGCAAAGTGGAGCGTTGGCGTC
This genomic window contains:
- a CDS encoding RsmE family RNA methyltransferase, which produces MTYRTRQRSMQAPGFFWTPPDYVTGDMLKVVGPEARHAVTVCRLRKGEMMTVTDGEGNAYDCEIVSATPREVVGRIIREHRHLGEPIAQVTLAVGIGKPQSFDWIVEKAVELGAIRIIPVQADQSPAGIGGAPVARRKVERWRRLSLGAMKQCLRSVWPEITTVTSPGELAEMITDHDITWLADDDGVALGNAADSTPTPRRTVVIVGPEAGFTDAERRLLVEAGVRPIRLGSRRLRAETAAIAALTLVMHHLGEL